The proteins below are encoded in one region of Mus caroli chromosome 10, CAROLI_EIJ_v1.1, whole genome shotgun sequence:
- the LOC110303545 gene encoding 60S ribosomal protein L26-like, which translates to MKFNPFVTSDRSKNRKRHFNAPSHIRRKIVSSPLSKELRQKYNVRSMPIWKDDKVQVVCGHYKGQQSGKVVQVYRKKYVIYIERVQREANGTTIHVGIHPSKVVITRLKLDKDRKKILERKAKSQQEGKEKGKYKEETIEKMQE; encoded by the coding sequence ATGAAGTTCAATCCCTTTGTGACTTCTGACCGAAGCAAGAACCGCAAACGGCATTTCAACGCACCCTCTCACATTCGGAGGAAGATCGTGTCTTCCCCTCTTTCcaaagagctgagacagaagtatAACGTTCGGTCTATGCCCATTTGGAAGGATGACAAAGTTCAGGTTGTTTGCGGACACTACAAAGGCCAGCAGAGTGGCAAGGTGGTCCAAGTGTACAGGAAGAAGTACGTCATCTACATCGAACGCGTCCAGCGAGAGGCTAATGGCACAACCATCCACGTGGGCATCCACCCCAGCAAGGTGGTTATCACCAGGCTAAAGCTGGACAAGGACcgcaagaagatcctggagaggAAAGCCAAGTCCCaacaagaaggaaaggagaagggcaaATACAAGGAAGAAACAATCGAGAAGATGCAGGAGTAG